One window of Equus asinus isolate D_3611 breed Donkey chromosome 7, EquAss-T2T_v2, whole genome shotgun sequence genomic DNA carries:
- the SKOR2 gene encoding SKI family transcriptional corepressor 2, translating to MASSPLPGPNDILLASPSSAFQPDALSQPRPGHANLKPNQVGQVILYGIPIVSLVIDGQERLCLAQISNTLLKNFSYNEIHNRRVALGITCVQCTPVQLEILRRAGAMPISSRRCGMITKREAERLCKSFLGENRPPKLPDNFAFDVSHECAWGCRGSFIPARYNSSRAKCIKCSYCNMYFSPNKFIFHSHRTPDAKYTQPDAANFNSWRRHLKLTDKSPQDELVFAWEDVKAMFNGGSRKRALPQPGAHPACHPLSSVKAAAVAAAAAVAGGGGLLGPHLLGAPPPPPPPPPLTELAGAPHAHHKRPRFDDDDDSLQEAAVVAAASLSAAAASLSVAAASGGAGVGGGGAGGGCVTGVGAGAGAGSAAGAKGPRSYPVIPVPSKGSFGGMLQKFPGCGGLFPHPYTFPAAAAAFGLCHKKEDAGAAAEALGAAGGAGAAPKAGLSGLFWPAGRKDAFYPPFCMFWPPRTPGGLPVPTYLQPPPQPPSALGCALGESPTLLRQAFLDLAEPGGAGGSADAAPPPGQPPPVVANGPGSGPQPPAGGAGARDALFESPPGGSGGDCSAGSTPPADPGAVPGAGAAVAGAGPAGSRVPGPHHSHLLEGRKAGGGSYHHSSAFRPVGGKDDAESLAKLHGASAGAPHSTPAHHHHHHHHPHHHHHHHPPQPPSPLLLLPPQPDEPGSERHHPAPPPPPPPPPPLAPQPHHRGLLSPGGTSCSYPSEDSSEDEEDEEEEQEVDVEGHKPPEGEEEEEEGRDPDDDEEEDEETRVLLGDPLVGGGRFLQNRGLSEKGSSRDRAPAASGAFPLALNSSRLLQEDGKLGDPGGSDLPPPPPPPLASQKASGGSSSSPGSPVHHPSLEEQPSYKDNQKTKENNQVILSTKDNNDFSDKNKEHSFFITDPDASGGDFWRERSGEHTQEMNSPHSLKKDVENMGKEELQKVLFEQIDLRRRLEQEFQVLKGNTSFPVFNNFQDQMKRELAYREEMVQQLQIIPYAASLIRKEKLGAHLSKS from the exons ATGGCTTCCAGCCCGTTGCCGGGGCCCAACGACATCCTGCTGGCATCGCCGTCGAGCGCCTTCCAGCCCGATGCGCTGAGCCAGCCGCGGCCAGGCCACGCCAACCTGAAACCCAACCAGGTGGGCCAGGTGATCCTCTACGGCATTCCCATCGTGTCGTTGGTGATCGACGGGCAGGAGCGCCTGTGCCTGGCGCAGATCTCCAACACTCTCCTCAAGAACTTCAGCTACAACGAGATCCACAACCGCCGCGTGGCGCTGGGCATCACGTGCGTACAGTGCACGCCGGTGCAGCTGGAGATCCTGCGCCGCGCCGGGGCTATGCCCATCTCATCGCGCCGCTGCGGCATGATCACTAAGCGTGAAGCCGAGCGCTTGTGCAAGTCTTTCCTAGGCGAAAACAGGCCGCCCAAGCTGCCAGACAATTTCGCCTTCGACGTGTCCCACGAGTGCGCCTGGGGCTGCCGCGGCAGCTTCATCCCGGCGCGCTACAACAGCTCCCGCGCCAAGTGCATCAAATGCAGCTACTGCAACATGTACTTCTCGCCCAACAAGTTCATCTTCCACTCCCACCGCACGCCCGACGCCAAGTACACGCAGCCGGACGCAGCCAACTTCAACTCGTGGCGCCGTCATCTCAAGCTCACTGACAAGAGCCCCCAGGACGAGCTAGTCTTCGCCTGGGAGGATGTCAAGGCCATGTTCAACGGCGGTAGCCGCAAGCGCGCGCTGCCCCAGCCAGGCGCGCACCCTGCCTGCCACCCGCTCAGCTCGGTCAAGGCGGCCGCTGTGGCAGCGGCAGCTGCcgtggctggaggtgggggactGCTGGGCCCGCACCTGCTGGGGGcacccccgccgccgccgccgccgccacccctgACCGAGCTGGCGGGCGCGCCGCACGCCCATCACAAGCGGCCGCGTTTCGACGACGACGACGACTCGCTACAAGAGGCAGCCGTCGTGGCCGCCGCCAGTCTTtcggccgccgccgccagccTCTCGGTGGCCGCAGCCTCGGGCGGCGCCGGGGTGGGCGGGGGTGGCGCCGGGGGCGGCTGCGTGACCGGCGTTGGCGCCGGCGCGGGCGCTGGCTCAGCAGCTGGCGCCAAAGGCCCACGCAGCTACCCGGTCATCCCGGTGCCCAGCAAGGGCTCGTTCGGGGGCATGCTGCAGAAGTTCCCGGGCTGCGGGGGGCTCTTCCCGCATCCCTATACCTTCCCGGCCGCAGCTGCTGCTTTCGGCTTGTGCCACAAGAAGGAGGACGCAGGCGCGGCGGCCGAGGCCCTGGGAGCTGCGGGCGGCGCGGGCGCAGCGCCCAAAGCCGGCTTGTCGGGCCTCTTCTGGCCCGCGGGCCGTAAGGACGCCTTCTACCCGCCCTTCTGCATGTTCTGGCCTCCGCGGACCCCAGGAGGCCTTCCCGTGCCCACCTACCTTCAGCCTCCACCGCAGCCGCCCTCGGCGCTCGGCTGCGCACTTGGAGAAAGCCCTACCCTGCTGCGCCAGGCCTTCCTGGACCTGGCCGAGCCCGGGGGCGCGGGTGGGAGCGCAGATGCTGCGCCCCCACCGGGTCAGCCCCCTCCGGTCGTGGCCAACGGCCCGGGCTCCGGCCCACAGCCTCCTGCGGGGGGCGCGGGCGCTCGCGACGCGCTCTTCGAGTCGCCCCCGGGCGGCAGCGGCGGGGACTGCAGCGCAGGCTCCACGCCGCCAGCCGACCCCGGCGCTGTGCCGGGAGCAGGGGCCGCAGTCGCCGGAGCGGGCCCGGCGGGCTCCCGAGTGCCGGGGCCCCACCATTCGCACCTCCTGGAGGGGCGCAAGGCGGGCGGAGGCAGCTACCATCATTCGAGCGCCTTCCGGCCGGTGGGAGGCAAGGACGACGCAGAGAGCCTAGCCAAGCTGCACGGGGCGTCAGCGGGCGCGCCGCACTCGACCCCAGcgcatcaccaccatcaccatcaccacccgcaccaccaccaccaccatcatccccCGCAGCCGCCGTCACCGCTACTGCTGTTGCCCCCGCAGCCCGACGAGCCGGGTTCTGAGCGCCACCACCCCGCCCCGCCGCCACCCCCTCCTCCGCCGCCCCCACTGGCCCCGCAGCCGCACCACCGAGGCCTTCTGTCCCCCGGAGGCACCAGCTGCAGCTACCCCAGCGAGGACAGCTCCGAGGACGAGGAGGATGAAGAAGAAGAGCAGGAGGTGGACGTGGAGGGCCACAAGCCCCCAGAGGgcgaggaagaagaggaggaaggtcGAGATCCCGACGACGACGAGGAGGAAGACGAGGAGACGAGGGTCCTACTAGGGGACCCCTTAGTCGGGGGCGGCCGGTTCCTCCAGAACCGAGGGCTGTCGGAGAAGGGGAGCAGCCGGGACCGCGCGCCGGCCGCCTCGGGCGCTTTCCCACTCGCCCTGAACTCCTCCAGGCTGCTGCAGGAGGACGGGAAACTGGGTGACCCCGGCGGCTcggacctgcccccgcccccgcctccgccCCTGGCCTCCCAGAAAGCGAGCGGCGGCAGTAGCAGCAGCCCGGGCAGCCCGGTCCACCATCCATCACTGGAGGAGCAGCCCTCCTACAAAGAT AATCAGAAAACTAAGGAAAATAACCAAGTTATTTTATCTACAAAGGACAACAACGACTTTTcag ATAAGAACAAGGAACATAGCTTTTTCATCACAGATCCCGACGCTTCCGGAGGAGATTTTTGGAGAGAAAGATCAG gtgaacaCACACAAGAAATGAATTCACCTCATTCACTCAAAAAGGATGTAGAAAATATgggaaaag aagAACTTCAGaaagttttatttgaacaaaTAGATTTACGGAGACGACTAGAACAAGAATTCCAAGTGTTGAAAGGAAATACATCTTTCCCAGTATTCA ATAATTTCCAGGATCAGATGAAAAGGGAACTAGCCTACCGAGAAGAAATGGTGCAACAGTTACAAATT